gattgtcaaacaaatcacttcaaaaagtaggctacctgtgtTTGTCCACTCCAACATAATTCCATTATCCAAACTGCTTGTAAAGCCAGCCTACTTGCgacatttgatgaatggaaatagacatctgttacgaaacaccaaaaagtgtgccCAATGACATTCATCAATTGTCATTGATTAGGCCTACATTAATTTGTCTTGCTGACAAATTTACCTTAATGTAGCCTGAAAAGTTGTCCAAAATTCATGAGTTAATGCTTGGAGTCTTCACAGATCGTGACATAACACTACCTTTCTTTCCTTACATTTATGACAGTGTTGTCATTATTAAGCATTTAACAATTTACTTGAACATTGAACTTAAACACTGTATGAATCATGGATCTTGGAGATCTCTGAGAAATGCACTGTAAGCGTAACTATGCCTATGTAACATTTAATTATGTTTCACTGTGAAAACAGTtctcatgggcacacaaatccaaaataatgtaGGCATATACcattgcaaaatcgaatgcttctaacTGATCTTTAACCTCATCTAACTGAAAGAGTCACATTATAGGCCTACTGTCCTTAATGTATACTTGTCCGTAACGTATACATGTTGGATGGATTGGCTGTGCATTGGTGTCTactagccccgtgtagctcagttggtagagcatggcgcttgcaacgccagggttgtgggttcgtttcccacggggggccagtatgaacaaaaaaaataaaaaatgtatgcactcactaatctggataagagtgtctgctaaatgactaaaatgtaactgtaGGCTAGCTGTCTAGTCATATTGTTGACCATcataagggatcatggctttcacctgtattcacctggGCCTAGATTCACCAAACTTTCTTAACTGCCATTTTTCCTTAACTATAGACTTAAgaagaaagttaagcaaagttgctattcctcaaaGGTTCTTGGAAATTTTATTGCGCTATTTTTGTTTCTCCTTAAGAAAACTTTATTTTCAAGGATATAATTTCATTGGTAATGTTCTTAATTCCAAGGTAACTAAACCCTTATCTTAAACTCAGGGCAGTGAGAGAAAAAGCTCATGAAAGCAATTGAACATGTTTAATTCACACATACTTCATCTGAAAGTTTCAGTATTTATTATTttctaaaacatgttcttgggtttaaaataatcaatactgaAACTTTCAGATGAAGTATGTGTGAATTAAACAATTCAATTGATTTCATGAGCTTTTTCTCTCACTGCCCTGAGTTTAAGACCATGGTTTAGTTACCTTGGAATTAAGAACCTGAAAAACAAAGCAATGAGTGCTCTAAACCACTGACTGACAAAAGCAAacaatttcaaatcaaattttatttgccacatgcgccaaatacaacaggtgtagacattactgtgaaatgcttacttacagcccttaaccaacaatgcatttatttttaataaaaaagtagaagtaaaataacagtagggaggctatatacaggggggtaccggtgcagagtcagtgtgcgggggcaccggctagttgaggtaatatgtacatgtgggtagagttaaagtgactatgcataaataattaacagagtagcagcagcgtaaaaatattgggtgggggggcagtgcaagtagtccgggtagccatgattagctgttcaggagtcttatggcttgggggtagaagctgttgagaaaccttttggacctagacttggcgctccggtaccgcttgccgtgcagtagcagagagaacagtctgactagggtggctggagtctttgacaattttgagggccttcctctgacaccgcctggtatagagctcctggatggcaggaagcttggccccagtgatgtactgggccgtacgcactaccctctgtagtgccttgcggtcggagggaATActtggaacagatttcttaaattaaaatcacttggcactgatttcctggtgtttttaaagtattttatgtccaacaatgaagaGGAAAAAggtgtgtgtacagttgaagtcggaagtctatggggacaaagaccgtacttttttgagaaatgtcctctggtctgatgaaacaaaaatagaactgtttggccataatgaccatcgttatgtttgaaggaaaaagggggacgcttgcaagccgaaaaacaccatcccaaccgtgaagcacaggggtggcagcatcatgctgtgggggtgctttgctgcaggagggactggtgcacttcacaaaatagatgatatcatgaggaaggaaaatgttgtggatatattgaagcaacatctcaagacatcagtcaggaagttaaagcttggtcgcaaatgggtcttccaaatggacaatgaccccaagcatacttccaaagttgtggcaaaatggcttaaggacaacacagtcaaggtattggagtggccatcacaaagccctgacctcaatcctatagaacatttgtgggcagaactgaaaaggcgtgtgcgagcaaggaggcctacaaacctgactcagttacaccagctctgtcaggatgaatgggccaaaattcacccaacttattgtgggaagcttgtggaaggcttcccaaaacgtttgacccaagttaaacaatttaaaggcaatgctaccaaatactaattgagtgtatgtgaacttctgacccactgggaatgtgatgaaagaaataaaagctgaaataaatcattctctctactattattctgacatttcacattcttaaaagaaagtggtgatcctaactgacctaagacagggaatttttactaggattaaatgtcaggaattgtgaaactgagtttaaatgtatttggctaaggtgtatgtaaacttccgacttcaactgtgtgtgatttttattttttgtataaTTGTTTTGCTcgacttggggggccaaataaaaccacccagttggggaaccctggtttAAACCATGACAGAGAGGTGAGGGTGTTCGTTTCATTTGGAAACTTGTTTTTACCACTGTGAGAAATGTTTACCActaatttaaataaataatagtGGTTAAATTAGCAGTTTGACTTTTGTTGCATTTAGGGGAGATAACATATCATTCAGGGGGGCTGCACCCGTAATTCGCACCCTGCATTTGGGTAAACCAGTGACACCTTGCCTACATTAGAATGAGCTAAAAGTAGGCCAACTAAATCATTTCCTTGATGTTAACTTGGCTCCATggcattagtctctctctctctattgtcaaTAGATCCAGAAGATGCCTGTGATCCAAATAAACTCCTTCAGTGTCCATACGACAAGAACCATCAGATCCGTGCCTGCCGCTTTCCATACCATCTGATCAAGTGCAGCAAGGTTAGTAGTAGCTATCGGAAGGAATGTTGAAGGCGCAATATGACATTGTGGTCCATGACATCTCAAATGTTGCTAATATAGTCAGTTAGTACATGGAGAAAACAAGTTATTCTGCTGTCCTCTTGTCCTTTACTGTAGAACCACCCTAAACTGGCCAGTGAATTAAAAACGTGCCCTTTCAACGCCCGCCACCTGATGCCCAAGCATGAGCTTTCACACCACATTGCTAACTGTGTTGACAGAATATCTGTGAATGCAGAAGACTGTGAGCTCTTTTTGTTTTACCCTTTCTGTATTTTCATTATTCAATGATGAGCCTATTTGCACCCTGTAGTGAGTCTAACCAGGTTATGTGGTTTCCAGTGGGCAGCGCTGAGGTGCAGACCAAATGGCAGGTACCTGTTAGCACGTGGACAAACACCAACTGTGATGAGGACTGGGATAAAGGTACTATCTCACGAGCTGCTGATTATGCTTGTATACTCAAAGCAAGGTTGCCATGTATGCATTTATTTGTTTCGTAACTTCTGCACACTTCGGTGACTCTGAGGCAATGAATGCAACTTTTCAGATATTTTTATGCTGGAGATTTTCCCTCGATTTCCATCGGCATCATTTTATTAAAATGCAGCTTTTTCTTTTTGCAGAGGCTGATATTTCTTCAGTGCCTTTCGTATGGGGAGTGTCCACAAACCTGATCAGTCAGAACAGGTCAGCTGACCACACAACGTTGGCAGAGGAGTTCATTGCTTCTAAATATGATAGCTGAAACAAGGCTGGTTAATATTTTCAAATGTAGTTTTAAGTGTAGTCTTTGTTCTTTTTAGGCCTGAGCCATGCACTACAAACAATCTTACTCCTGGACTTCGAGCTCCAAGAACTCTGCCCTGGAAAATGTGTAAGTAATGTTTGATGTCATAGTATTCTGTATTTCTTATGGTTTGGAGCCACGCTGTCTTTTCTTGCTGTACTGTCTCACTTAAAAGCTTGTGGCCAGGTGTTCACTTGTCCCTCTTAGGCTCATTGTATTTCTCATTCCTTTTGTTCAGGACTGACAATAAGGGCAGAATGTTGAAGTCAAGAGGCTATCTTGCAGTTAAGGTTTATATCATAGATGCATGCTTTATTATCTCACTTTTACTTGACTATGGGCACATTTGAGAAATCCCATTGACTATTTTGTTTGACTATAAATGCATGCTTTGTAACTTAACCTTAGACATGGTGATTGGGGTTTGTGTGTTCCCCTCCTTTGTTATTAAGGCTTTTTGCAAAAGTGTTTCCCTATACTAACTCTGTATGTAGGCtgttaatgtactgtatgttcctGATGCCCTACTGCAGAGATGAATATATTCTCACTGTATTGCACatattagatacagtgggggaaaaaagtatttagtcagccaccaattgtgcaagttctcccacttaaaaagatgagagaggcctgtaattttcatcataggtacacgtcaactatgacagacaaattgagaaaaaaaatccagaaaatcacattgtaggttttttaatgaatttatttgcaaattatggtggaaaataagtatttggtcaataacaaaagtttctcaatactttgttatataccctttgttggcaatgacacaggtcaaacgttttctgtaagtcttcacaaggttttcacacactgttgctggtattttggcccattcctccatgcagatctcctctagagcagtgatgttttggggctgtcgctgggcaacacagactttcaactccctccaaagattttctatggggttgagatctggagactggctaggccactccaggaccttgaaatgcttcttacgaagccactccttcgttgcccgggcggtgtgtttgggatcattgtcatgctgaaagacccagccacgtttcatcttcaatgcccttgctgatggaaggaggttttcactcaaaatctcacgatacatggccccattcattctttcctttacacggatcagtcgtcctggtccctttgcagaaaaacatccccaaagcatgatgtttccacccccatgcttcacagtaggtatggctgtaagtcgctctggataagagcgtctgctaaatgactaaaatgtaaatgtgttctttggatgcaactcagcattctttgtcctccaaacacgacgagttgagtttttaccaaaaagttatattttggtttcatctgaccatatgacattctcccaatcctcttctggatcatccaaatgcactctagcaaacttcagacaggcctggacatgtactggcttaagcagggggacacgtctggcactgcaggatttgagtccctggcggcgtagtgtgttactgatggtaggctttgttactttggtcccagctctctgcaggtcattcactaggtccccccgtgtggttctgggatttttgctcaccgttcttgtgatcattttgaccccacggggtgagatcttgcgtggagccccagatcgagggagattatcagtggtcttgtatgtcttccatttcctaataattgctcccacagttgatttcttcaaaccaagctgcttatctattgcagattcagtcttccccagcctggtgcaggtctacaattttgtttctggtgtcctttgacagctctttgatcttggccatagtggagtttggagtgtgactgtttgaggttgtgga
This portion of the Coregonus clupeaformis isolate EN_2021a chromosome 24, ASM2061545v1, whole genome shotgun sequence genome encodes:
- the zgc:56699 gene encoding gametocyte-specific factor 1; translated protein: MSTIRFGSTCSPSKTTRSETLPRWNDEEGEMADPEDACDPNKLLQCPYDKNHQIRACRFPYHLIKCSKNHPKLASELKTCPFNARHLMPKHELSHHIANCVDRISVNAEDLGSAEVQTKWQVPVSTWTNTNCDEDWDKEADISSVPFVWGVSTNLISQNRPEPCTTNNLTPGLRAPRTLPWKM